In the genome of Magnolia sinica isolate HGM2019 chromosome 2, MsV1, whole genome shotgun sequence, one region contains:
- the LOC131231939 gene encoding noroxomaritidine synthase 2-like, with protein sequence MSSPWFMDLWSFLQCSYPEIIIAVAVFFLVRSITNKDTVLVNWPIVGMLPYLLLNVNQLHDWYTEVLRSCGCTILFKGPWFARMDMLITCDPDNVNHILNTTNFSNYPKGDDFSEIFEILGDGILNADYESWRIQRKMAHSLVRYKRFRRFVVKACREKVENGLVPLLSHIAHQVHAVDLQDVLQRFTFDVTCLLVCGTDPGCLSADFPTIPFAKAVDDAKEVILLRHTVPTSWWKLMRWLNVGGEKTLTDAKETIDQFIHQQISARRDELKTAKKIIEEGDEEEAMDLLSSYMDYQHGDEMDRLKSDTFLRDTTLNMLVAGRDTTSAALTWFFWVLSKNPKVETKILEELRSISLEKDGLIRGKKPRVFDPEDLGGMVYLHAALCESLRLFSPVPLVHKGVLEPDVLPSGIKVQPGMKILYSLFAMGRMESIWGKDCLEFRPERWISEGGMPKFSFSDRFLVFNAGPRSCLGKDISFVQMKAVAAAMLYNYEIQVLDDQVVAPRISVILHMKNGLMVNIRERCA encoded by the coding sequence ATGTCTAGTCCATGGTTCATGGATCTTTGGAGCTTCCTTCAATGCTCCTATCCAGAAATCATCATAGCCGTTGCTGTTTTCTTCCTTGTTAGAAGCATAACTAACAAGGACACAGTCCTCGTAAACTGGCCCATCGTCGGCATGCTCCCATACCTTCTCCTGAACGTCAATCAACTGCATGATTGGTACACTGAAGTCCTCCGCTCATGCGGTTGCACCATTCTCTTCAAAGGCCCGTGGTTCGCCCGCATGGATATGTTGATCACATGCGATCCCGACAACGTAAACCATATCTTAAATACCACCAACTTCTCCAATTACCCCAAAGGCGACGATTTCTCGGAGATTTTCGAAATCCTCGGTGACGGCATCCTCAACGCCGACTATGAGTCATGGAGGATCCAAAGGAAGATGGCCCACTCCCTTGTACGGTACAAGCGGTTCCGCCGCTTCGTCGTCAAAGCCTGCAGGGAGAAGGTTGAGAATGGGCTGGTCCCACTTCTCAGCCACATTGCACATCAAGTTCATGCTGTGGACTTGCAAGATGTGTTACAAAGGTTCACCTTCGACGTTACGTGTCTCTTGGTGTGCGGCACCGACCCTGGCTGCCTCTCGGCTGACTTCCCAACGATCCCGTTTGCAAAGGCTGTTGATGACGCCAAGGAGGTTATACTGCTGCGACACACCGTGCCGACTAGCTGGTGGAAGTTGATGAGGTGGCTCAATGTGGGGGGAGAGAAGACGTTGACTGATGCTAAGGAAACGATCGATCAGTTCATACACCAGCAGATATCGGCTCGGAGAGATGAACTGAAGACAGCCAAGAAAATTATAGAGGAGGGAGATGAAGAGGAGGCGATGGACTTGCTATCGTCGTACATGGATTATCAGCATGGTGATGAGATGGACCGGTTGAAGTCAGACACGTTCCTCCGCGACACGACCTTGAACATGCTGGTCGCTGGGAGGGACACTACCAGTGCAGCCCTAACATGGTTTTTCTGGGTTCTTTCGAAAAACCCAAAGGTAGAAACCAAGATCTTGGAGGAATTGAGGTCGATCTCACTGGAGAAGGATGGGTTGATCAGGGGAAAGAAGCCGAGAGTGTTCGACCCGGAAGATCTCGGCGGGATGGTATACTTGCATGCAGCTCTGTGCGAGTCGCTACGGCTCTTTTCACCAGTGCCGCTGGTGCACAAGGGCGTTTTGGAGCCTGACGTCCTCCCAAGCGGAATAAAAGTTCAGCCAGGGATGAAGATCTTGTATTCCTTGTTCGCAATGGGCCGGATGGAGAGCATCTGGGGCAAGGATTGCTTGGAATTCAGGCCGGAGCGGTGGATATCAGAAGGTGGGATGCCGAAATTCAGCTTCAGTGACAGGTTCTTGGTTTTCAATGCAGGGCCGAGGAGTTGCTTGGGTAAGGACATCTCCTTCGTTCAAATGAAAGCTGTTGCAGCAGCCATGCTCTACAACTATGAGATTCAAGTGCTTGATGACCAGGTTGTGGCACCTAGGATTTCTGTCATCCTTCACATGAAAAATGGACTGATGGTCAATATCAGAGAAAGATGTgcatga